CCCACAACCTCCAAATATGGAGGCTTGCAGGCTCCATATGGAGTCCCCTCCATAAATAATGGCGATCAGGGGCCCGATGGCGACTCTGCTAGAGTGGCCTTTTCGGCTAAAATCGCCATAcaacaaacaagttggggtaggctagagctgaaacccataagaacctcgcaaccaactcatggttctggcacatggatagcaagatttcacgcacccctgtccatggctagttcatTGGTGATACTCCAGTCATTTAGATCTTTCTTtatggactcctcccatgtcaagttcggTCTACCACGAGCACTCTTGACATTATCAGCACGCTTTAGCCATccactatgcactggagcttctggagaccTGCGctaaatatgcccaaaccatctcagatgatgttggacaagcttctcttcaatcggtgccaccccaactctatctcgtatatcatcattccgggccCGGTtcttccttgtgtggccacacatccatctcaacatgcgcatctccgccacacctaactattgaacatgttgccttttagtcggccaacactcagcgccatacaacattgcgggccgAATCGCCATACTGTAGATAATAACGAATTCAGTTTTGTGGGCATTTGGTGTGCGACACAAAGAGTATTGACTGATATATACAATTGGTTGTGAATAAGTGCATGTTGTGGCACACTTCTATAAATTGGTAGGGACATTTTGTTGTCATGTAAGATGATGAAATTATTGGAAATGGATGTCATAAAAAATGACTAGCATAAATTGCCTCAAAACAGGAGATAAGACATAGTTCATGAGTTTTGAAAGTAGCAGGAACATTAGTTAAACCAAATGTCATAACTAAATACTCAAAGTGACCATTGTGTTGCTACCTCTCCTTGCATGCTTATCTGGTCTtggggaaaatggtaaaaccatgtAATTCATCCAGTAGACCCTCAACAATTGGAATACGATATTTGCTTTTAACAGTCTGAGCATATAATTTCCTAGTCATTGCATAATCTCCAAGTGCACTCCTTTTTCCTTACTAATaaagcaggagaggaataagggttGGCACTTTCTCAGATAACAACTTTCTTGAGCAAATTAGCAACAATACTTCCATGATATTttctgaaggggagccttggcgcagcggtaaagctgttgccttgtgaccatgaggtcatgggtccgagtcctggaaacagcctcttgcagaaatgcagggaaaggctgcgtacagaaGACCCAAAGTGGtcagacccttccccggaccctgcgcaagtgggagctacgtgcaccgggctgcccttttactTTCCATGATATTTTCTGATGATGAGGAAGTATATATGCTCTCTGGTTAATGATCTTGGCATTTTTGGTAGTAATGATATATTATGATCAAAAGCTCTTTTGGGATGTAGCTCATTTGGTTCCTGAAATATATCAGCAAGTTCCAGTAGTACAACCTTAATTGCTTCAGGTAGTTCAGGGTTTTTAGTTGCCTGTTCCAGGGCAAGTTGGATGAGGAGCACTATTCCACAAACTGACTGTCGGATCAGTTTATTCACATGCTTGCTGAATGTCTTTTGACAATGGCAAGCTCTAATCATGGAACAATCCTGTCATCAGCAAGAGTAGCTTTAATCTGCATGTTCTTTGATTCTAATTGCACTGGACTATGGTCATATATCCAGTCAGCTCCAAGATTACATCATAGCCTTGTAAGCTTAATACTCTGAAACCTAAGCAAAACTTTTCTTACTGAATTTCATAAGGACACTGACGTGAAATAAATTCAGACCATTATTTTTGTCCATTAGCTACCATAAATCTGACTTTGGTAGTTGATGTCAAAGGACATGCCGCTAATTCAGCAGATTGTGGGGCGATAAATGTGGCAGTACTCCCACTATCTATTAGGGCCATGGTTGTTGCTTTCCCATTTTTCACAGCTACAGAAAATACATTTCTTGGCCTTGATTCCCATTAGAGCATGCATTGAGATTTGCAGTCCCTGTTCATTGTTCCCAGGTGTTCCTTCCTCAGTTTCTTCCTCATAATCTGTCAGATGAATAATATCAGCATCTTTAGGGAATTGAGCTTATAAAACATGAATTTGTGCTTGCTGGGAATACTTGCAAACTTTTTTATGTCCAGGAAAGCATTTCTTGCAAATTCCTTTAATTCTTGCTTGCTGTATAATTGCAGCAGGTGTTGCAACAGCAGGTGTTGGTAATTCATTTGCATCAAATGCTACCTGTCTTTTGGCACTCGGTTGTTGGTAAAGAAAGGATGGCCTTTGCACCTGTTAGGGGTGTTCCAATCTTCTTGCTAACCACATTGCATTTTGTATGTCAGTGGGCTTGTGGCATTGCAAGTGGCCTTGTATGCAATCCTTTAAACCAGCAATGAAACTGTTCATGAAATACTCATTGGGTATTGCTGGATTGTCCCTTTCATGATATTCATTTGGGTCTCAAATTGCTTTATATATTGAGCCGCATATGAGATTTCCGCTAGGGCATGCAATGTCTTGACATTTTCATAGACTGAAAATTCAGAGAATTTGTCTCCTAAAAACCTGCACAACCCGTGTCATTGCACTGCATGAGCAGTATAACCAGTTCCTCTCCACCAATGCACTGCATCAGCAGTGAAATAAGTAATTGCAACTTCAGTTGTCTGGAACAATGGAATTCTAGCATTTTCAAAGTATTGCTCCATAGCTTGTACACAGGAATATTTACTTTAGTAGGTTTAAAAGCACCAGGAGCTCTTCTGGGGTCTTGCTGTGGTTGTGCCCTTTGCCTACTAGCATGTCTGGCTTGTTCCCAGTCCACCTGCTCTTCTTGAAACTGCTCATGCACCTGAACAGTCTGAACTGCAACTTGCTGTTGCTGAGGCTGCAAGTTCTGTTGTTCAGGTTTGTTTTGGTTTGTCCTTGATGGCTACCATAATTGGGATGTCTGTAAGGAAGATTTGGAGTTTCATCCAGGTTCAGTTCCCTGCCCTGACTGTCCTACAACCTAGCATTTCTCACTGGTGTATTGTATTAAGGATATAGGGCTGACAAGGTGCAATCATAGGAAGGTTATTCAGAGGGGTGCCCATATTAACACTGTTCTGTCCATCAACAGGGGAAGGTGGTGTGTTGTCTTTCTTGCTGGTTTCTCTTTGGCAGAAGTACCCTCAACAGGATGCGTGTATCACCGTGGAGACGGCGAGACCTTTGTCGGCTACAGTGACTCGGACCACGCCGGTGACGTGGACTCCAGAAAGCACCTCAGGCGTGCTGTTTTCCCTCGGGAGCAGTCCAATGAGCTGGAAATCACATAAGCAGAAGGTCGTCGCCACCTCTTCGTGCGAAGCCGTGTACATTGCAGCGGCGACAGCGGCGTGCCAAGGGATCTGGTTGGCTTGTCTTCTCGGCGAGCTACTAAAGCGAGATGCTGCCCCTGCGATCCTCTACGTTGACAACAAGTCTGCCATCTCGCTGTGCAAAAATCCGGTACTTCACGACCACAGCAAGCACATTGATGCTACCACTTCATACGGGACTGTGTGTCGAGAAGGGCATGGTGGCTGTGGAGTTCATTGGAACCAGCGAGCAAAAGGCGGACATTCTGACAAAGCCTCTTGGTCGTGTACGCTTCCAGGACCTGCGCGGCAAGGTCAGGATCGTCTGACATCAAGCCCCTCCGACAGGGTTGAGGGGGAGATTGTGGGCTCCACCACTGTCTGCAGATAGCGGACTTAGATATtacttactcccttcgttccaaaatagatgactcaactttgtactaactttagtacaaagttagtataaagttgggtcatctattttggaacggagggagtagctaggaAGCAATAGTCATGTCGGCTAGAGCCTTCTTAGTTAGTAAGGAAGTGAATGCATCTAGACATGTAGTTTTGCATGTACTAGCAGCTACATAGTCGGTTTAGACATCAGGATCCGACCCTCCCTTTGTACTATAAATATAACCCAAGAGCTAGCAATATAATATAGCTTCCTCTCAGCAGAAATCAAGTGTCTCTCTCGCTAGTCCATAACTCCTTTTCTAGCTGCTTACAGCGCCCCGAGTACTCGTAGTTCGGCCCCGAGCACTCACAGCTCAGGCTAACAATCTTGTACTTCTCGGAGTCTTCACCGGGAGGTGGCCTTGTTCCCACAAGGGGAGGTAGGTGGAGCTAAGTTCTACCGGAAAAAGTTCTATTCTAAGCTAACCCTAGAGAGGAGGTGGTGGAAGAGTATTTCTAGTTTCCCTCACGATGGGGTAAGTTAGAGGCAAAAGGGGAAAGATACATGAGCCTTTGACCCTCTCACTGCGCAGGCAGGAGAGCCTGGATGTGGAACCAACCAGTTTGTTCAAGATGGAAATGGGCCGACCCGGACCTGGCCCAGTGGCCCCAAGGTCAATATATGAGGCCACGGGTCGACCTATTTCATCAGAAATTTGTGGCCTCACTGACCCGTTGGGTACATGAGGCCGACCCAAAAGTTCAGCAAATTGTTGCCCCGAAGACACTGTCATATTTATGAACAGAAGAATATTTCAGTGTAGCCTACTTTGAAGATCAAGATTGACAAAAATTGTCACGTATGCACAGGACAACCCAAACTCCAACACTGAAATATTCCCGACTACTACTGAACTCCTACAGGTCAACCTAAATATTCCATGTCTGCAGTCTACAAGAGTCAGAAACTCCTACACATATACGCACCGGGATTACTGCAGAACCAACACTTGAAACTACTACAAAATCTACACTGAAGCTATAGTTGTCTCACCTGTGCAGAATCCTTATACGCACCGAAGTACCTACTGAAACTCTGGAACTCCTACTACAGAATCTACACATATACTTACTGACCAAGAACCAAAACAGTAGTAGTCTCGCCTATGCTTGGCTTGCAGCTGCGCTGGGAAGGAGAGGAAGCCGGGAAGAGTGAGCAAAATCCGGAGACTCGGAAAGCCACTGAGACGGCGAGCTTGCCAAGTTCGAGAGGAACAGAACGGCATTTAGGATGGCGAGCTCGATGGCGGCTGGGGTAGCGGGACGACAAGCTCGATGGTGACCAAGACGACGAACAAGAGGCGCACCAGGAGCGGGAGGAACACTGGCGGCGGCAGAGATGCTCGGGGCGGCCGGCGGCAGAGACGCTCGGGGGCGGCCAGCAGCAACTAGTGCATAGCgaattgactgggttgacccatctGATCCATTGGGTCGCACGGTGCCGGCTCCACTGACCCATGTATAATTTAAGGCCAACCCACTTGGCCCATTGGCCTTGACATTTTGGGTCACGTCAGTGACCCAGCGGGTCGACCCGGCACATTCCCATCTTGACAGTTTATGAAGGAGAGAAGTGGCCATGCTGCATTAATATGTGGCCCACCACTTTATTAGATCCTTCTTGGTTACAGTGATTTCTGAGATGGTTCTAGGGCATCTCCAACAATGTCTTGTCATCGTTAGTTAGCTTTTGCCACATCAGCTAAATCCTATATGGAGGGAAGTAATAGTTAGGAGAGAGTTGGTTCATTGTTGGTATAACTTCATGACCATAGCTACAGGCAAGCCAAGGCAAAAGTTGAGAGAAGACTATAACATGAAAGAGCAGAAATAATATAGAATATATAAGTATGGGTTAGTGTTACATACAAGCTATTGCAGTAGAATATGTTGTAATGTTGGTTGATGATGTGGATGTCTATACATACATGCTTATGTACAAactattggagatgccctaaactgAAAAGGGAGTATTCATCTTGTTTAGCCACTTAAGCAACTTAAAGAAAAGGCTAATGTTGTTTTCTCCATGTATGTTATCCAGATTGCTTGTTTGCTAAGAAGGTCTGGAATGCACAATATGCTGGTGCCTCAGCAGTGCTTGTAGTTGATGACAAGGATGAGCCACTGATAACAATGGACTTACTTCAGGAAGATGATGAggctgcaaaatacatacagaacaTATCCATTCCTTCTGCTTTAATTGATAAGAAATTTGGAGAACAATTGAAGAAGGCTGTTAAAGATGGTGAAATGGTAAACGTGAATCTTGATTGGAGGGAGGCTGTCCCACATCCTGATAACCGAGTTGAGTATGAGTTGTGGACAAATAGCAATGATGAATGTGGGCCTAAATGTGATATGCTTATGCATTTTCTGAAGGAATTTAAGGGAGCTGCGCAGTTACTTGAAAAAGGTGGTTATAGTCAGTTCACACCCCATTATATTACTTGGTATTGCCCTCAAGCATTTGTTGTCAGCAAACAATGCAAGTCCCAGTGTATAAACCATGGAAGGTATTGTGCACCTGATCCAGAACAAGATTTTAGTACTGGCTATGATGGAAAAGATGTTGTTGTAGAGAACTTGAGACAGCTTTGTGTGTTTAATGTTGCAAATGAGATAAAAAAACCATGGATCTGGTGGGATTATGTGACTGATTTTCACATAAGGTGCCCAATGAAGGAGAAGAAGTATAACAAAAAGTGCGCAGAAACAGTCATTAAATCACTAGGTTGGCTCCTCTTTTCTTTCTGAGACTTACCTTCACTCAGCAATAAACATGTTCATTGTAATTAATTGTGCTTGTTTTATTACAATTAACATAACACATTCATGTTTTTAAGAAATGTACATAAGTTCATATGCATTTGAATTCACATGCGTATGTACATAATCTGTAGAAATGGCATTGTATGACATCGGAGACCTTGCTGATAGTTAAAGTGGCATCACTAATTTAAGCATGAAGGTAATATTCA
The sequence above is a segment of the Triticum dicoccoides isolate Atlit2015 ecotype Zavitan chromosome 1A, WEW_v2.0, whole genome shotgun sequence genome. Coding sequences within it:
- the LOC119266127 gene encoding vacuolar-sorting receptor 3-like isoform X3, with amino-acid sequence MWGLGFRWLLLLLLAFAAAVELEARFVVEKNSLMVTSPTALRGRHDSAIGNFGIPQYGGSMAGAVVYPKGNSDACEAFNSGRKEHLFRTKPGALPSFLLIDRGREGGVLSFLLVSLWQKYPQQDACITVETARPLSATVTRTTPVTWTPESTSGVLFSLGSSPMSWKSHKQKVVATSSCEAVYIAAATAACQGIWLACLLGELLKRDAAPAILYVDNKSAISLCKNPVLHDHSKHIDATTSYGTVCREGHGGCGVHWNQRAKGGHSDKASWSCTLPGPARQDCLFAKKVWNAQYAGASAVLVVDDKDEPLITMDLLQEDDEAAKYIQNISIPSALIDKKFGEQLKKAVKDGEMVNVNLDWREAVPHPDNRVEYELWTNSNDECGPKCDMLMHFLKEFKGAAQLLEKGGYSQFTPHYITWYCPQAFVVSKQCKSQCINHGRYCAPDPEQDFSTGYDGKDVVVENLRQLCVFNVANEIKKPWIWWDYVTDFHIRCPMKEKKYNKKCAETVIKSLGLEVKKIDKCMGDPNDDSDHPLLKMEQDSQIGKGSRGDVTILPTLVVNNRQYRGKLGRKAVLKAICAGFEETTEPNVCLSDDMETNECLSDNGGCWQDNAANVTACRDTFRGRVCECPTFNGVQFKGDGYSNCEPAGPGKCLINHGGCWHETRNGKTFSACQESGDQNCKCPAGFRGDGVKKCDDIDECKERKACQCPECSCRDTWGGYDCTCSGDLLYIKEHDTCISKTTVQAKAAWAAVWGILVALVIVAAGSYVVYKYRLRSYMDSEIRAIMAQYMPLDSQGEVPNDSHEDHPLAH
- the LOC119266127 gene encoding vacuolar-sorting receptor 3-like isoform X2: MWGLGFRWLLLLLLAFAAAVELEARFVVEKNSLMVTSPTALRGRHDSAIGNFGIPQYGGSMAGAVVYPKGNSDACEAFNSGRKEHLFRTKPGALPSFLLIDRGREGGVLSFLLVSLWQKYPQQDACITVETARPLSATVTRTTPVTWTPESTSGVLFSLGSSPMSWKSHKQKVVATSSCEAVYIAAATAACQGIWLACLLGELLKRDAAPAILYVDNKSAISLCKNPVLHDHSKHIDATTSYGTVCREGHGGCGVHWNQRAKGGHSDKASWSCTLPGPARQDCLFAKKVWNAQYAGASAVLVVDDKDEPLITMDLLQEDDEAAKYIQNISIPSALIDKKFGEQLKKAVKDGEMVNVNLDWREAVPHPDNRVEYELWTNSNDECGPKCDMLMHFLKEFKGAAQLLEKGGYSQFTPHYITWYCPQAFVVSKQCKSQCINHGRYCAPDPEQDFSTGYDGKDVVVENLRQLCVFNVANEIKKPWIWWDYVTDFHIRCPMKEKKYNKKCAETVIKSLGLEVKKIDKCMGDPNDDSDHPLLKMEQDSQIGKGSRGDVTILPTLVVNNRQYRGTGKLGRKAVLKAICAGFEETTEPNVCLSDDMETNECLSDNGGCWQDNAANVTACRDTFRGRVCECPTFNGVQFKGDGYSNCEPAGPGKCLINHGGCWHETRNGKTFSACQESGDQNCKCPAGFRGDGVKKCDDIDECKERKACQCPECSCRDTWGGYDCTCSGDLLYIKEHDTCISKTTVQAKAAWAAVWGILVALVIVAAGSYVVYKYRLRSYMDSEIRAIMAQYMPLDSQGEVPNDSHEDHPLAH
- the LOC119266127 gene encoding vacuolar-sorting receptor 1-like isoform X4 is translated as MWGLGFRWLLLLLLAFAAAVELEARFVVEKNSLMVTSPTALRGRHDSAIGNFGIPQYGGSMAGAVVYPKGNSDACEAFNSGRKEHLFRTKPGALPSFLLIDRGREGGVLSFLLVSLWQKYPQQDACITVETARPLSATVTRTTPVTWTPESTSGVLFSLGSSPMSWKSHKQKVVATSSCEAVYIAAATAACQGIWLACLLGELLKRDAAPAILYVDNKSAISLCKNPVLHDHSKHIDATTSYGTVCREGHGGCGVHWNQRAKGGHSDKASWSCTLPGPARQDCLFAKKVWNAQYAGASAVLVVDDKDEPLITMDLLQEDDEAAKYIQNISIPSALIDKKFGEQLKKAVKDGEMVNVNLDWREAVPHPDNRVEYELWTNSNDECGPKCDMLMHFLKEFKGAAQLLEKGGYSQFTPHYITWYCPQAFVVSKQCKSQCINHGRYCAPDPEQDFSTGYDGKDVVVENLRQLCVFNVANEIKKPWIWWDYVTDFHIRCPMKEKKYNKKCAETVIKSLGLEVKKIDKCMGDPNDDSDHPLLKMEQDSQIGKGSRGDVTILPTLVVNNRQYRVLKGTGKLGRKAVLKAICAGFEETTEPNVCLSDDMETNECLSDNGGCWQDNAANVTACRDTFRGRVCECPTFNGVQFKGDGYSNCEHIDECKERKACQCPECSCRDTWGGYDCTCSGDLLYIKEHDTCISKTTVQAKAAWAAVWGILVALVIVAAGSYVVYKYRLRSYMDSEIRAIMAQYMPLDSQGEVPNDSHEDHPLAH
- the LOC119266127 gene encoding vacuolar-sorting receptor 3-like isoform X1, with the translated sequence MWGLGFRWLLLLLLAFAAAVELEARFVVEKNSLMVTSPTALRGRHDSAIGNFGIPQYGGSMAGAVVYPKGNSDACEAFNSGRKEHLFRTKPGALPSFLLIDRGREGGVLSFLLVSLWQKYPQQDACITVETARPLSATVTRTTPVTWTPESTSGVLFSLGSSPMSWKSHKQKVVATSSCEAVYIAAATAACQGIWLACLLGELLKRDAAPAILYVDNKSAISLCKNPVLHDHSKHIDATTSYGTVCREGHGGCGVHWNQRAKGGHSDKASWSCTLPGPARQDCLFAKKVWNAQYAGASAVLVVDDKDEPLITMDLLQEDDEAAKYIQNISIPSALIDKKFGEQLKKAVKDGEMVNVNLDWREAVPHPDNRVEYELWTNSNDECGPKCDMLMHFLKEFKGAAQLLEKGGYSQFTPHYITWYCPQAFVVSKQCKSQCINHGRYCAPDPEQDFSTGYDGKDVVVENLRQLCVFNVANEIKKPWIWWDYVTDFHIRCPMKEKKYNKKCAETVIKSLGLEVKKIDKCMGDPNDDSDHPLLKMEQDSQIGKGSRGDVTILPTLVVNNRQYRVLKGTGKLGRKAVLKAICAGFEETTEPNVCLSDDMETNECLSDNGGCWQDNAANVTACRDTFRGRVCECPTFNGVQFKGDGYSNCEPAGPGKCLINHGGCWHETRNGKTFSACQESGDQNCKCPAGFRGDGVKKCDDIDECKERKACQCPECSCRDTWGGYDCTCSGDLLYIKEHDTCISKTTVQAKAAWAAVWGILVALVIVAAGSYVVYKYRLRSYMDSEIRAIMAQYMPLDSQGEVPNDSHEDHPLAH